In Methanomassiliicoccales archaeon, the genomic stretch ATGAACAGCGGGTTGTACATGGTGCCGGGGCTATTAGCTACCCCCCTCGCTGCAGCTTCAGCAAACCTGTTAGAATGACCAACTACAAAGCGAGAGAAGGTGAGCTGAGGGTTTATCGGGCGTCCATATCGGGGCTTTTGAATGACAGTCTCGCCGCATTTCAAACAGAGCCCATCGCGATCGAGAGGTTCTCCGCATCTTGGGCATCTTGCTGTGCTAGCTGCACCTGATGACTTCATTTTGTGATATTGAATGATGAGATCGTATACTCTATCGATCCTCTCATTTTGTTTTTTCCTCTCAACGTCAAGACGAATTTGTCTCTCGGCTAATTTCTCCTTTTCAGAAGTTTCCAAGCGTTTAACGAGGAATTCAAACTCCATTTCTGCATCAGCGACCCTATCAGGATCTTTCGCTTTCTTAGAAATCGATCGTAATTCCCTCTCTATTCCTTCACCCTTTACAACCCTCAAACGCTCAAGTAACGCTCTTGCCCTATCGATATTCTTTTCGTAATGATCGATAACTAGCGTCGCTTTCTCAGGGTCGCTCAGATAAATGTCAAGAACGCGAGAGACATCGTAGCCTTCTTGTGCCCACGTTTTAATTTTTCTTGCCGCTATGCTATCGTCATTTGCCAGAACACCAAGGTCGATGCTCATCAACGGTGATCGGGATTTCCACTTCATTATGAGACTCTCGTACGCAATTCGAGCTCCTGAAGCCTTCTGCTCAACCAATGCTGGGTCAACGTCTGCATGTATAATTAGCGTGGCAGTTGGGGATTCTGAGTCTTCCAAAATGAAATCGAAAGCCCTCGCTCCGGAATAACTCTCCGTGGTGATAATTCGATCCTTCTCGATGATGAATCTGTAGAAGGCGCCGATTGGAAGACCTTTGTTTGTGAGTATTGTACCATGAGAAGCAATACGGTCATCTTCATATAAAACTTCAATGTATCCAGATACGCATCTCGCTTTACAGATTTCTATAATATCTGCTAAGACGCCATATCCACCCTTTCTTTCTTCGATGATGTGTCCTTCAGGCATCCCATCTCTTTTTATCAATTATACCGATTACATTATCATGATTTTCCGTTAAATCCTTTCTGTAGCCAATATTTAATCTTTCGTGGAGAACTTCACATAAATTGACCGCTATCGATTATGGCAATATAGGAGCGGGCGATCGTGCCCTCCTCCCCCAACAACTTCTTCTATGCATTCTTTCGCTATTTCTATGTTGATATAAATTCGCATGCCCACACATGCATGCGAAACCTTGAAAAGACTTTTCAGGCGGGAGCAATCCCAACTCTCTAGTATGTGGCTTTATGGCCTTGAGGAATCGACAACAAACTAGTTTGATCCTGCTATCCGACCCCTTCGGCGAGGGAAGAATTCAGATTTTCAGCATCAAATATCTGGAGTCCATGACATCAGCCTTTCTTCACGCTTTTGATTTGTAAGAAAATTTTAAATCAGCGTGAAGATTTGTGTGGCCGAGTGATGCCACCGTAGCTTAGCGGAAATCTTTGATCGCTAAAGAGCGACGGTTTCGTAAACCGTAGGTCGGGGGTTCAAATCCCTCCGGTGGCTCCATCTGCCTTGGAATCGAAGGGCGTTCAAAAATACCTGCTGCCTACTACAAAGACTCGCCAAGCAAATCTCGTGAATGAATAGAAGGCAATCATGCATTTCATCAGGATCTCAGCAAACCCCGTCCTTCTTCAAGTATTCCCTCAGAATCTTGATGGCGCATACATCGCCACACATAGAGCACCCCTCGCTAGCCTCCGTTATCCCCCTCGCCCTGTATAGCCTCGCCTTTTCAGGATCGATCGCTTCTTTGAACATCGCATCCCAGTCGAGCGCCTTCCTTGCTTTTGACATCCTTAGGTCCCATTCCAATCCTTTTCCTCTTGCCACGTCTGCAGCGTGGGCCGCAAGCTTCGCGGCAATCAATCCCTCTTTTACATCTTCTTTGCTTGGAAGCGAAAGGTGCTCAGCTGGCGTGACATAACAGAGAAAATCAGCGCCGTGATATGCTGCCAACGCTCCGCCAATTGCACCAGATATATGATCATAGCCTGGCGCGATATCTGTAACCAGCGGACCGAGCACATAAAAGGGGGCTCCATCACACACAGTCTTTTCCACGCGTACGTTGGCTTCGATTTGATTTAATGGGACATGGCCTGGCCCTTCAACAATCACTTGGACCTCTTTCTCTTTTGCTCTCCTCACGAGATCTCCAAGTATGATGAGCTCCTGTAATTGTGGAACATCCGTTGCGTCATGGATGCATCCTGGTCTAAGTCCATCTCCGAGACTGATTGTAAATTCGTATTCGGATGCCAGTTCAAGTAGATAGTCAAAGTTCTCGTATAGAGGATTCTCCTTTTCATTATGGAGAATCCATGCGACTAGGAACGATCCGCCTCTCGAGACAACATCTGTGATTCTCCTGGAACGTCGCAGATGCTCGACGCTTTCCTTGGTCACGCCGCAGTGTATGGTCATGAAATCAACGCCATCTTTTGCATGTCTGATAATGCCGTTGAATATGTCATCCTCATCCATGTCCACGACTGCGCTTTCCCGGGCGGCTTTCAGGCCAGTCTGGTAAATCGGAACAGTTCCGACGGGTATTCTCACTTCTTTTAGAATTTTCCTTCTTACCAGATCGATATCTCCGCCGGTGCTCAAGTCCATGATAGTATCGGTACCGTAGTTGATTGCAATTCTTACTTTTTCCAGTTCGTTTTCGATCGAAGGCATGTCTCTTGATGTGCCTACGTTGACATTGACCTTTACTGCAAGCCCCTCTCCGATCCCACACGGTTTTGGAGAGTGTATTGGATTTGATGGAATGACGATGCGCCCTCTAATAATACCCCTTCTTATGAACTCTGGATCAACGCCCTCTTGCTTAGCCACTGCGATGATTTCATCCGTGAGCCCCTTTTTTGCATCCTTAATTGTTACCATTGCCGGCTCCAACCAATTATTCGCTTTTAGCGTTTGTGTCTCGATTCTTCTAATTTCCGATGCTACAATATTATTCTTGCGTAATCTTGTAGCACTTCGAGAAGAGTGTATCGTCGGAAATACCTTTATGATCACCGGAAAGGCGCTGCAATAAGCTAAGCCGAAAATCATGGCGAAAGGCCTTGCAAAGTCTAACTGCAACAGTCGCAATCATCATTATGAAATTGCATCTCTAGTGCGTGAAACTCTGCTCTTCAATTTAAATAGCCAGATATCTAGAAGAATATTAATAGTATGAACACATTAGGAAATAATGTTAGAGAAGGGATGGGGGTGTAGATCATCCCTTTGCACTGCACACTCATTTATTTGAAATGCTAAAAGAGAAACCAAAAAATCAGAGGGGTCGAGATCGATGGAAGACTCGAGCTATAACGAAGACAAAATACAAGTCCTTGAAGGACTGCAGGCGGTGAGAAAAAGGCCTGGGATGTATATCGGAAGCACTGACAGCAGAGGACTCCATCATCTCGTTTTCGAGGTCGTTGACAATAGCATCGATGAAGCGATGGCTGGTTTTTGCACGAAAATTGCTGTGACTATCAACGGGGATGGTAGCGTCACTGTAGAGGATGATGGCCGTGGCATTCCGACGGGCATTCTTCCAAAGTACGAACGACCGGCTGTCGAGATTGTGATGACAACACTCCACGCAGGCGGGAAATTTGACAGGAAAAGCTACAAAGTCTCAGGTGGTCTACACGGTGTGGGACTATCTGTTGTCAACAGTCTTTCTGAGTGGTTAGAAGTCAGGGTAAAGAGGGAAGGAAAAGAGCATTTTGCTCGATTTGAGAGAGGCGTCGTGGTAGATAAGTTACGCATCATCGGCGAGGCGAGCAGTACGGGCACGATAATCACTTTTAAGCCAGATCCTGAGATCTTTGAAGATGTCAATTTCGATGCGGATATTTTGGCTAGCAGATTAATGGATCTCGCTTTTTTGAACAAAAACGTCATCATTTTATTCAAAGATGAAAGGACTGGAAGAGAGGAGAAGTACCATTACGAGGGAGGGATCATAGAATTTGTTCAGCATATAAACAGAACGAAGAACGTACTTCACGAAAAGCCAATTTACATCGCAGGCGAACGCAGTGATATTTTGATCGAAGTGGCCCTTCAATATACTGATGCTTACTCGGAGAATATACACACCTTTGTCAACAATATCAACACGATTGAAGGCGGAACTCACCTCATTGGATTTAGATCAGCACTAACGAGGACGATGAATGATTACGCGAGGAAGTACGGATTTCTTAAGGAAAGCGATGAGAGCTTGAGCGGAGATGATGTGAGGGAAGGCCTTACAGCTATACTGAGTGTCAAAATGCCGGAGCCGCAGTTTGAAGGCCAAACAAAGACAAAATTGGGAAACAGTGAGATCCGCGGAATTGTTGATTCATTTGTATATGAAAGACTTTACCAGTATCTGGAAGAAAATCCCAAAGTCGCTGAAGCCTGCATAAGAAGGGCAATACTTGCAGCGCAGGCGAGGGAAGCGGCGAGAAAGGCAAGGGAACTGACGCGTAGAAAGGGATTTCTTGAATCTGCAAGCCTTCCTGGTAAGCTAGCAGATTGCACTGAAAAGGATCCTGCAAAATCGGAGCTGTTCATAGTTGAAGGGGACTCCGCTGGTGGAAGTGCCAAGCAGGGAAGAAATAGGGAATTCCAAGCTGTTCTTCCATTGAGAGGGAAGATTCTCAATGTTGAAAAGGCGCGTATGGATAAAATACTAAAAAATGCCGAAGTAAGAAATCTGATCACAGCTCTTGGTACTGGCATCAAAGAGGATTTTGACATCAGCAAAACCCGTTACCACAAGATCATTATAATGACCGATGCTGATGTTGACGGTGCGCACATACGCACCCTTTTGCTCACGCTTTTCTTTAGATACATGAGACCGCTCATAGAAAACGGCTATGTGTATATCGCGCAGCCGCCGCTTTATAGGATTGCAAAGGGTAACACGGAGATTTACGCTTATACTGAGAAAGAAAGGATAAGCGCTGTTGAACGCCTGGGAAAAGGAGTCTCCATTCAGAGATACAAGGGTCTTGGTGAAATGAATCCGAAACAGCTCTGGGAGACGACGATGAATCCCGATACAAGGGTCATGAAGAAAGTGACAATCGAGGATGCAAGGAGGGCTGACATTCTTTTTAACATCTTGATGGGCGATGCTGTTTTGCCCAGAAGGGAATTTATCAGTGCACATGCGAAAGAAGTCGAAAACCTTGACGTGTAGGGTGTTTTGATGGAAGAAAAGACCGTACGAATAATTCAGCGACCTATTGAAACGGAGATGAAAAAGTCCTACATCGACTATGCAATGAGTGTTATCGTTGGGAGAGCTCTACCGGATGTCAGAGACGGTCTAAAACCGGTCCAGAGGAGAATCCTCTATGCGATGTATGACATGGGTCTGTACTCAAATAAACCTCATAAGAAAAGCGCTCGTGTGGTTGGCGAATGTTTTGCCGCGGGGACAAAGGTACTGACATTTCGGGGGCTTGTTCCGATCGA encodes the following:
- the thiC gene encoding phosphomethylpyrimidine synthase ThiC, producing the protein MVTIKDAKKGLTDEIIAVAKQEGVDPEFIRRGIIRGRIVIPSNPIHSPKPCGIGEGLAVKVNVNVGTSRDMPSIENELEKVRIAINYGTDTIMDLSTGGDIDLVRRKILKEVRIPVGTVPIYQTGLKAARESAVVDMDEDDIFNGIIRHAKDGVDFMTIHCGVTKESVEHLRRSRRITDVVSRGGSFLVAWILHNEKENPLYENFDYLLELASEYEFTISLGDGLRPGCIHDATDVPQLQELIILGDLVRRAKEKEVQVIVEGPGHVPLNQIEANVRVEKTVCDGAPFYVLGPLVTDIAPGYDHISGAIGGALAAYHGADFLCYVTPAEHLSLPSKEDVKEGLIAAKLAAHAADVARGKGLEWDLRMSKARKALDWDAMFKEAIDPEKARLYRARGITEASEGCSMCGDVCAIKILREYLKKDGVC
- the gyrB gene encoding DNA topoisomerase (ATP-hydrolyzing) subunit B, yielding MEDSSYNEDKIQVLEGLQAVRKRPGMYIGSTDSRGLHHLVFEVVDNSIDEAMAGFCTKIAVTINGDGSVTVEDDGRGIPTGILPKYERPAVEIVMTTLHAGGKFDRKSYKVSGGLHGVGLSVVNSLSEWLEVRVKREGKEHFARFERGVVVDKLRIIGEASSTGTIITFKPDPEIFEDVNFDADILASRLMDLAFLNKNVIILFKDERTGREEKYHYEGGIIEFVQHINRTKNVLHEKPIYIAGERSDILIEVALQYTDAYSENIHTFVNNINTIEGGTHLIGFRSALTRTMNDYARKYGFLKESDESLSGDDVREGLTAILSVKMPEPQFEGQTKTKLGNSEIRGIVDSFVYERLYQYLEENPKVAEACIRRAILAAQAREAARKARELTRRKGFLESASLPGKLADCTEKDPAKSELFIVEGDSAGGSAKQGRNREFQAVLPLRGKILNVEKARMDKILKNAEVRNLITALGTGIKEDFDISKTRYHKIIIMTDADVDGAHIRTLLLTLFFRYMRPLIENGYVYIAQPPLYRIAKGNTEIYAYTEKERISAVERLGKGVSIQRYKGLGEMNPKQLWETTMNPDTRVMKKVTIEDARRADILFNILMGDAVLPRREFISAHAKEVENLDV